A DNA window from Deltaproteobacteria bacterium contains the following coding sequences:
- a CDS encoding long-chain fatty acid--CoA ligase encodes MENILQAFLKNAERLGKKPCFRYKEEGIWKDISWQQAGERVFAVARGLLSLGVKKGDKIAIFSKTRAEWTLCDLAILSVGAVTVPIYQSNTGEQAAYILGDSDAVIVIVEDLNQLEKIEQRLSGLSKIQKVILITGQKRGEKITTLTEIEKKGSLTRDDWEKGINTIRSKDLCSLVYTSGTTGPPKGAMLAHRNFVASSEACCRLVSMGTDDVGLLFLPLAHILGRVIQFYQIYQGFVHAYAESVDKLIDNLGETRPHFFVSVPRIFEKVYERVQAQVQAGSPLKKAIFAWAVAVGQQASRRLQAKKRIGPSLFLKRELATLLVFQKMKKRLGGRLRYAISGGAPLSKEIAEFLHAAGILVLEGYGLTETTAANNCNTPDSYKFGTVGRPVYALEEKIAPDGEILIRGDQVFQGYYKNPEASREVLTPDGWFHSGDIGVIDEDGFLTITDRKKDIIVTAGGKNIAPQNLENILKTIPYVSQAMVHGDRRKYLSALITLNQEVVETYARNTGIQFKQFRELTIHPKIYHLIQQAIEDKNKNLASYETIKKFVILESDFTQETGELTPTLKVKRKFVSEKYKEVLAKLYQE; translated from the coding sequence ATGGAAAATATTCTCCAAGCCTTCCTAAAAAATGCAGAACGCCTTGGGAAGAAACCTTGCTTTCGATATAAGGAAGAAGGGATCTGGAAGGATATTTCTTGGCAACAAGCGGGAGAGAGGGTTTTTGCCGTCGCTCGTGGACTCTTATCCCTTGGGGTCAAGAAAGGAGACAAGATCGCTATTTTTTCCAAGACGAGGGCTGAGTGGACCCTCTGTGATCTCGCGATTCTTTCCGTCGGAGCGGTGACTGTTCCGATCTACCAATCGAATACCGGGGAACAGGCCGCCTATATCCTCGGAGATTCCGATGCGGTCATCGTGATTGTGGAAGATCTGAATCAACTTGAGAAGATAGAACAGAGGCTCTCCGGCCTCTCGAAGATTCAGAAGGTGATCTTGATAACTGGCCAAAAACGGGGAGAAAAAATCACAACCTTGACCGAGATCGAGAAGAAGGGGAGTCTTACCCGGGATGATTGGGAAAAGGGAATCAATACGATTCGTTCAAAAGATCTCTGCAGTCTTGTCTATACCTCCGGGACGACAGGTCCGCCAAAAGGGGCGATGCTGGCCCATCGGAATTTTGTCGCTTCCAGTGAGGCCTGTTGTCGACTCGTCTCGATGGGGACCGATGATGTCGGGCTGCTCTTTCTTCCGTTGGCGCACATCCTCGGGCGTGTGATCCAGTTCTATCAGATTTACCAGGGTTTTGTTCATGCCTATGCCGAGAGCGTCGACAAGTTGATTGATAATCTGGGAGAGACACGGCCGCATTTCTTTGTCAGTGTTCCCAGGATCTTCGAAAAGGTTTATGAGAGGGTGCAAGCCCAGGTTCAGGCAGGTTCACCTCTGAAAAAGGCGATCTTTGCCTGGGCTGTAGCGGTTGGTCAGCAAGCCAGCCGAAGACTTCAGGCAAAAAAGAGGATCGGCCCATCGCTTTTCTTGAAGCGTGAGCTGGCGACGCTGCTTGTTTTTCAGAAGATGAAGAAACGATTGGGGGGGCGGCTTCGTTACGCCATTTCGGGAGGGGCCCCGCTTTCGAAGGAGATTGCGGAATTTCTCCACGCTGCCGGGATCCTCGTGCTTGAAGGGTATGGTCTGACAGAGACGACCGCCGCCAATAACTGCAACACCCCTGACTCTTATAAATTCGGGACGGTCGGACGACCCGTTTATGCCTTGGAAGAAAAAATTGCGCCGGATGGAGAGATCCTGATTCGTGGGGATCAGGTTTTTCAGGGTTATTACAAGAACCCCGAGGCAAGTCGTGAGGTTCTCACGCCAGATGGGTGGTTTCATAGTGGCGATATTGGGGTGATTGACGAGGATGGCTTTTTGACAATCACCGATCGGAAGAAAGATATTATTGTTACGGCGGGTGGAAAAAATATCGCCCCGCAGAATCTGGAGAATATTCTGAAGACGATTCCGTATGTGAGTCAGGCGATGGTTCATGGAGATCGGCGCAAGTACCTCTCTGCGCTGATTACGCTGAATCAGGAGGTGGTCGAGACATATGCGCGAAATACGGGGATTCAATTCAAACAGTTCAGAGAGCTTACGATTCACCCAAAAATTTATCATCTGATTCAACAGGCGATTGAAGACAAAAACAAAAATCTCGCCTCTTATGAGACGATCAAAAAGTTCGTCATATTGGAGAGCGATTTTACCCAGGAGACAGGGGAATTAACCCCAACCCTGAAGGTCAAAAGAAAATTTGTCAGTGAAAAGTATAAAGAGGTTCTCGCAAAATTGTATCAAGAATAG
- a CDS encoding YraN family protein translates to MQVDFYKKKFGREGEETAAKFLKEQGFTILERNYRCRLGEIDLIASRDNEFFFIEVKSRHSFQEVAPEELISYSKQRHISRVAQHYVSKKKIWSQTGRFALVVIDASSGPVRCELINDIFELNWGY, encoded by the coding sequence ATGCAAGTCGATTTCTACAAGAAAAAGTTTGGGCGAGAGGGGGAGGAGACTGCTGCGAAGTTCCTGAAAGAACAAGGATTTACAATCCTTGAACGTAACTACCGCTGTCGGCTAGGCGAGATCGATCTGATCGCCTCTCGTGACAACGAATTTTTCTTCATCGAGGTGAAGAGCCGTCATTCCTTTCAGGAGGTAGCCCCCGAAGAGCTCATTTCCTATTCAAAACAGCGCCACATCTCGCGTGTCGCGCAGCACTATGTTTCTAAGAAAAAGATTTGGAGTCAGACGGGACGCTTCGCCTTGGTCGTGATCGATGCCAGCTCTGGTCCTGTGAGGTGCGAGTTGATTAACGACATTTTTGAATTGAATTGGGGTTATTAA
- a CDS encoding 50S ribosomal protein L28, whose translation MARACFYCSKGRMVGHNVSHANNKTPKISLPNVHRVHAIIKGTVRHVLACTRCIRSGAVQKAA comes from the coding sequence ATGGCAAGAGCTTGCTTTTATTGTTCAAAGGGGAGGATGGTTGGCCACAACGTCAGCCATGCCAATAACAAAACCCCGAAGATCTCGCTGCCCAACGTCCATCGGGTTCATGCAATCATCAAGGGGACCGTCCGCCATGTGCTTGCCTGTACCCGCTGCATCCGCTCCGGCGCCGTTCAAAAGGCTGCCTGA
- a CDS encoding bifunctional (p)ppGpp synthetase/guanosine-3',5'-bis(diphosphate) 3'-pyrophosphohydrolase codes for MIRLENILDDIHRYNPQADLDLIRKAYVYSAKVHHGQLRRSGEPYLVHPLEVADILSKMHLDAPSIATGLLHDTVEDTLATIEEVRDLFGPAIARLVDGVTKLSKINFVSKEQRQAENFRKMFMAMAEDIRVILVKLADRLHNMRTLEHLPEEKQIRIAEETLEIYAPIAGRLGMEGIKGELDNLCLKHLKPDVWKDLNSKVQELKEKSGSFIEQIEKIVLEKMAEYNLKLEIRTRLKQPYSIYQKMQEQQIEFDQVYDLIAFRLVVPTISQCYEALGIIHSLWRPVPGRFKDYIGMPKTNNYQSLHTTVVGPQGQRVEFQIRTKEMDEIAEMGIASHWNYKEGGEIDIKDEVKFRWIRRFMEWQKELSDPAEYLDTVKLDLFASDVYVFTPKGDLKELPRGSTPVDFAYAVHTDVGHQCVGARVNGRMVPLRYQLKSGDSVDVRTSQGHKPSKDWLKFVRTSRAKAKIRQFIREEQRERATSLGHEILMRELERFSLDYPTVSKGSEIKKFMEEKGLKNLDHLLTMIGYGRITAHQVLSALLPPEKLEEKEKAEKGFGIGKFFKRAFEKPRALVNVDGYDDILVSLGKCCNPIPGDSIVGFITRGQGVKVHSATCSRVLASDPARRITVSWNLKEKTPITTRIRVVCVDKPGILADISQSISAVGVNISRASCHSIEDQKAINTFEVGIKDLNHLHQLMKSLQKVRGVISVDRVRE; via the coding sequence ATGATTCGCCTTGAAAATATTCTCGATGATATTCACCGCTACAATCCCCAAGCCGACCTCGATCTGATTCGAAAGGCGTATGTCTACTCGGCGAAGGTTCATCATGGACAGCTTCGTCGTTCAGGGGAGCCTTATCTCGTTCACCCGCTGGAGGTCGCTGATATTCTCTCCAAGATGCATCTGGATGCCCCTTCGATCGCGACAGGGCTCTTGCACGATACCGTAGAGGATACTCTGGCAACGATCGAAGAGGTCCGTGATCTTTTCGGTCCTGCGATCGCAAGACTTGTTGATGGCGTCACGAAGCTTTCCAAAATTAACTTTGTCTCCAAAGAACAGCGTCAGGCAGAAAATTTCAGAAAAATGTTTATGGCGATGGCAGAGGATATTCGTGTGATTCTCGTGAAGCTGGCCGATCGCCTCCATAATATGAGGACCCTGGAGCATCTTCCGGAGGAAAAACAGATCCGGATTGCGGAAGAGACTCTTGAGATCTACGCGCCGATTGCCGGTCGCTTGGGGATGGAGGGGATCAAGGGTGAGCTCGACAATCTTTGTCTGAAGCATCTCAAACCGGATGTCTGGAAAGACTTGAACAGCAAGGTCCAAGAACTCAAGGAAAAGAGCGGCTCTTTTATCGAACAGATCGAGAAAATCGTTTTAGAAAAAATGGCAGAATACAATCTGAAACTGGAAATCAGGACACGGCTCAAACAACCCTACAGTATTTATCAGAAGATGCAGGAACAGCAGATCGAATTCGACCAGGTCTACGATCTTATCGCCTTCCGGCTTGTCGTTCCCACAATTTCTCAGTGCTATGAGGCGCTCGGTATTATCCATTCCCTGTGGCGTCCGGTTCCAGGTCGTTTCAAGGATTATATCGGGATGCCCAAAACGAATAATTATCAGTCTCTTCACACAACAGTCGTTGGACCCCAAGGGCAGCGGGTGGAGTTTCAGATCCGCACCAAAGAAATGGATGAGATTGCCGAAATGGGGATCGCCTCTCACTGGAATTATAAAGAAGGGGGCGAAATCGACATCAAAGATGAGGTCAAGTTTCGTTGGATCCGTCGTTTTATGGAGTGGCAGAAGGAGTTGTCGGATCCGGCAGAATATCTGGATACCGTCAAGCTCGATCTCTTTGCGTCGGACGTTTATGTCTTCACCCCCAAAGGGGATCTGAAGGAGCTCCCGCGGGGTTCGACCCCTGTCGATTTTGCCTATGCGGTTCATACCGATGTTGGGCATCAATGCGTCGGGGCGCGTGTGAATGGGCGGATGGTTCCGCTCCGTTATCAATTAAAGAGTGGTGACTCTGTCGACGTTCGGACGAGCCAGGGACACAAGCCGTCCAAGGATTGGCTCAAGTTTGTTCGAACCTCTCGTGCGAAGGCGAAGATCCGTCAGTTCATTCGTGAGGAGCAGCGGGAGCGGGCCACGTCGCTCGGGCATGAAATCCTGATGAGGGAGCTTGAACGATTCAGTCTTGATTACCCGACTGTCTCGAAGGGGAGTGAGATCAAAAAATTCATGGAGGAGAAAGGATTAAAAAATCTTGATCACCTGTTAACAATGATCGGCTACGGTCGAATCACCGCTCATCAGGTCTTGTCGGCGCTGCTCCCTCCGGAAAAATTGGAAGAAAAAGAAAAGGCCGAGAAGGGGTTTGGGATTGGAAAATTCTTCAAGAGGGCCTTTGAAAAGCCACGGGCCCTTGTGAATGTCGATGGGTACGATGACATCCTCGTCTCTTTAGGAAAGTGCTGTAATCCTATCCCCGGAGACAGCATTGTCGGATTCATTACGCGTGGTCAGGGGGTCAAGGTTCATTCGGCGACCTGCAGTCGGGTCTTGGCCTCGGATCCGGCGCGGCGGATTACCGTTTCCTGGAACCTCAAGGAGAAGACGCCGATTACGACACGGATCCGTGTGGTCTGTGTCGACAAACCTGGGATCCTGGCTGATATCAGCCAATCGATTTCCGCTGTTGGCGTGAATATTTCGCGTGCCTCTTGCCACAGCATTGAGGATCAAAAGGCGATCAATACTTTTGAGGTGGGGATCAAGGACTTGAATCACCTTCACCAACTGATGAAATCCCTTCAAAAAGTTCGTGGGGTGATCTCTGTTGATCGTGTCAGGGAGTGA
- the gmk gene encoding guanylate kinase, producing MVSKKGIFFAISAPSGTGKTTICKRILSELVGIVGSISVTTRPKRAGEREGIDYHFVDQETFLKMREQGELYEWQELHGFFYGTQRRLLEEAIRAGKDLLFDIDTRGALTIKRDFPESCLIFLRPPSHDILEQRLKGRKSEKDESLRRRLTAAEEELKQQDQFDYVIINDDLDHAVAEVKRIIQERRAESTQ from the coding sequence ATGGTTTCCAAAAAAGGGATTTTCTTTGCGATCTCGGCCCCTTCGGGGACGGGTAAGACCACCATCTGTAAGAGGATTCTCTCCGAACTTGTAGGGATCGTCGGATCTATTTCCGTAACAACTCGGCCAAAAAGAGCGGGAGAGAGGGAAGGAATCGATTATCATTTTGTTGATCAGGAAACATTTCTTAAAATGCGTGAACAGGGTGAGCTGTATGAATGGCAGGAGCTCCATGGTTTTTTTTATGGAACCCAGAGACGGCTCCTTGAAGAGGCGATCCGTGCCGGCAAGGATCTCCTTTTTGACATTGATACGCGTGGAGCCCTGACGATCAAGCGTGATTTTCCTGAGAGTTGTCTCATCTTTCTAAGGCCTCCTTCCCATGATATTCTCGAACAGCGACTTAAAGGGCGAAAATCAGAAAAAGACGAATCCTTGCGTCGAAGGCTCACGGCGGCCGAGGAAGAACTAAAGCAGCAAGACCAATTTGATTATGTTATCATAAATGATGATCTTGACCACGCCGTAGCCGAGGTGAAGCGGATTATTCAGGAGCGGCGGGCGGAGAGCACTCAATGA
- a CDS encoding YicC family protein translates to MTGHGSAKGRVGLSHIKAEIRSVNHRYLETNIRLPGRFALLEQDVATAIRRRCSRGKFDVFIKEESVDRDRLEKELAKRCYQLLSQIQKELGLSGKIGLSEVLAFRSLYAQQPLAQEDHGEARKKLLQVVQQALEGLEKMRAREGKNLIQWFRHRLSRLNFLVNQLERDARRSQGEQEKRLAVRMKQMGTVPSERVVGEAASIAQRSDVTEEIVRLRSHLHQFHETLRTTEPIGRKLDFLAQEIFREINTIGSKIQGATAVHRVIEFKAEVEKIREQIQNVE, encoded by the coding sequence ATGACTGGACATGGTTCGGCGAAAGGGCGGGTTGGTCTTTCCCATATCAAGGCCGAGATCCGCTCCGTCAATCATCGTTATCTGGAGACGAATATCCGATTGCCGGGGCGTTTTGCGTTGCTTGAGCAGGATGTGGCGACCGCCATTCGCCGTCGATGCTCGCGTGGGAAGTTTGATGTTTTTATCAAGGAAGAGTCTGTCGATCGTGATCGCCTGGAGAAGGAGCTGGCCAAACGTTGTTATCAACTGCTGAGTCAGATCCAAAAGGAGCTCGGTCTTTCAGGGAAGATCGGACTCTCCGAGGTCCTAGCCTTTCGTAGCCTCTACGCCCAGCAGCCCCTTGCTCAAGAGGATCATGGAGAGGCACGGAAAAAACTTTTGCAGGTTGTTCAGCAGGCCCTGGAAGGACTTGAGAAGATGCGGGCTCGAGAGGGGAAAAATCTGATCCAGTGGTTTCGTCATCGTCTGAGCCGGTTAAATTTTTTGGTGAATCAACTCGAGCGCGATGCCCGTCGTTCCCAGGGTGAGCAGGAAAAACGTTTGGCGGTCCGGATGAAGCAGATGGGGACTGTCCCAAGCGAAAGAGTGGTGGGGGAGGCTGCTTCTATTGCCCAGAGGTCGGATGTCACCGAGGAGATTGTGAGGCTCCGAAGCCATCTCCACCAGTTTCATGAGACGCTTCGGACGACAGAACCGATCGGGAGAAAGCTGGATTTTCTGGCTCAGGAGATCTTTCGGGAGATTAACACCATCGGGTCCAAGATCCAGGGGGCGACAGCAGTTCATCGGGTGATTGAATTCAAGGCGGAAGTCGAAAAGATACGCGAACAGATTCAAAACGTTGAGTGA